One region of Alcanivorax sediminis genomic DNA includes:
- the hflX gene encoding ribosome rescue GTPase HflX, with the protein MDLFDRTEQSRTGAGEKAILVHLDLPDAMGREDLDEFHHLVTSSGVEPVVELTGKRDRPDPALFIGTGKTDELAQLVKDNEADVVLFNHALSPAQERNLERAVKCRVLDRTGLILDIFAQRARTHEGRLQVELAQLRHLSTRLVRGWTHLERQKGGIGLRGPGETQLETDRRLLRDRIRAIESRLEKVRKQRAQGRRARQRSETPLISLVGYTNAGKSTLFNAITTGDVYVADQLFATLDPTLRKVKVPGVGPAILADTVGFIRHLPHRLVQAFRATLEETVNATLLLHVTDCSAEERDSNVEAVNEVLEEIGGDKLPVLHVYNKVDNLEESPRIDRDEHGQPWRVWISAQTGDGFDLLFEAIAERLAAGWVDCWVRLPAHAGRLRARLHEAGEVLDEQAAVDGSMLLRINVNRVHFERLLREQGLREDELVVPAPDGAGSVAGDGSPSYNSERSPKAG; encoded by the coding sequence ATGGACTTATTTGATCGCACAGAACAATCGCGCACTGGCGCCGGTGAGAAGGCCATTCTGGTCCATCTGGACTTGCCGGATGCCATGGGGCGTGAAGACCTGGATGAATTTCATCATCTGGTGACCTCCAGTGGTGTGGAACCCGTGGTCGAGTTGACCGGCAAGCGCGATCGCCCTGATCCTGCGCTCTTTATCGGTACCGGCAAGACCGACGAACTGGCCCAGCTGGTAAAGGACAACGAAGCCGACGTGGTGCTGTTTAACCATGCGCTGAGCCCGGCCCAGGAGCGAAACCTGGAGCGTGCGGTGAAGTGTCGAGTACTGGATCGAACCGGCCTGATTCTGGATATCTTTGCCCAGCGTGCCCGTACCCATGAGGGGCGCCTGCAGGTGGAACTGGCCCAGCTGCGTCATCTTTCCACGCGACTGGTGCGTGGCTGGACTCACCTTGAGCGTCAGAAAGGGGGCATCGGTCTGCGCGGCCCGGGCGAAACCCAGCTGGAAACGGACCGGCGTCTTCTGCGCGATCGGATTCGCGCCATTGAGTCCCGTCTCGAAAAAGTACGCAAGCAGCGCGCCCAGGGGCGCCGGGCACGGCAGCGTTCTGAAACACCGCTGATCTCGCTGGTGGGTTATACCAATGCCGGCAAGTCCACCCTGTTCAATGCCATCACCACCGGCGACGTCTATGTGGCGGACCAGTTGTTCGCGACCCTCGACCCAACCCTGCGCAAGGTCAAGGTGCCTGGCGTCGGTCCGGCCATCCTGGCGGATACCGTAGGTTTTATTCGCCACTTGCCGCACCGTCTGGTGCAGGCATTCCGGGCCACACTGGAAGAAACCGTTAACGCCACCTTGCTGCTGCATGTGACAGACTGCAGTGCGGAAGAGCGAGACAGCAACGTGGAGGCGGTCAACGAGGTGCTGGAAGAAATCGGTGGTGACAAATTGCCGGTGCTGCATGTCTACAACAAGGTAGACAACCTCGAAGAATCGCCCCGCATTGATCGTGATGAGCATGGTCAGCCCTGGCGCGTGTGGATTTCCGCCCAGACCGGTGACGGCTTTGACCTGCTGTTTGAGGCCATTGCGGAACGTCTGGCGGCAGGGTGGGTCGATTGTTGGGTGCGATTGCCTGCCCATGCGGGTCGGTTAAGGGCTCGCCTGCATGAGGCTGGCGAGGTGCTGGATGAGCAGGCCGCCGTGGATGGCAGCATGCTGCTGCGAATCAACGTGAATCGCGTGCATTTCGAGCGTCTGTTGCGTGAACAGGGGCTCCGAGAAGATGAACTGGTGGTGCCGGCCCCGGATGGGGCGGGTTCGGTTGCAGGGGATGGCAGCCCTTCCTACAATTCAGAACGCTCGCCGAAGGCGGGCTAA
- a CDS encoding N-acetylmuramoyl-L-alanine amidase codes for MVAGWLFSPLLVAKENIDSVRLHRAPDHTRIVFDLPAPVDHKLDKLANPDRIVLDLQDAKLDFDINSLDYASSPIANIRVGEHADKTRVVFDMREGVRTRTNLLKPIEPHGWRLVVDLFDKSLTDSATTASSTAAAPAQQQAKAPEVKKTTRDQQRLMIVAIDAGHGGEDPGARGPSGTWEKTVVLQIAKKLEKLINDQAGMRAVMVRDGDYYVPLAERRKIARQKHQADVFISIHADAFNDSRAHGASVFALSNRGATSAKARFLAKIANESDRVAGVYEEEEDDSSLLSVLADLQMNGSMAGSLYLGRQVLREMGKVTKLHGNRDKVEQAGFAVLKEPEMVSILVETGFISNPTEERNLRSSAHQTKLARAVLAGIDDYFRSHPAPNSWYAAQRREQGEEYRIQPGDTLSEIARQYSVTEQSIRSANDIRGDRIMVGQVLKIPRS; via the coding sequence ATGGTGGCCGGCTGGCTATTCAGTCCCTTGCTGGTGGCAAAAGAAAATATCGACTCGGTGCGTCTGCACCGCGCGCCGGATCACACACGCATCGTGTTCGATCTGCCCGCGCCGGTGGATCACAAACTCGACAAGCTGGCCAACCCGGATCGTATTGTGCTGGATCTGCAGGATGCCAAGCTGGACTTCGACATCAATTCACTGGATTACGCCAGCAGCCCTATCGCCAACATTCGTGTGGGCGAACATGCTGACAAGACCCGTGTCGTTTTCGACATGCGCGAAGGGGTGCGTACCCGCACCAACTTGCTGAAACCCATCGAGCCCCACGGCTGGCGTCTGGTGGTGGATCTGTTTGACAAGTCCCTGACTGACTCGGCCACTACCGCAAGCTCCACGGCTGCCGCGCCAGCACAACAACAGGCCAAGGCACCCGAAGTGAAGAAGACCACCCGGGACCAGCAGCGTCTGATGATCGTGGCGATTGATGCCGGTCATGGGGGAGAAGATCCCGGCGCGCGCGGCCCCAGTGGCACCTGGGAAAAAACCGTGGTGCTGCAGATTGCCAAGAAGCTGGAGAAGTTGATCAATGACCAGGCTGGCATGCGGGCCGTCATGGTGCGGGACGGTGATTACTATGTGCCGCTGGCCGAGCGCCGCAAGATCGCTCGCCAGAAACATCAGGCCGATGTGTTTATCTCCATCCATGCGGATGCCTTCAACGACTCCCGTGCGCATGGGGCCTCGGTGTTTGCGCTTTCCAACCGGGGTGCAACCAGTGCCAAGGCGCGGTTCCTTGCCAAGATTGCCAACGAATCTGACCGTGTTGCCGGGGTCTATGAAGAGGAGGAGGACGATAGCTCACTCCTCAGCGTGCTGGCGGATCTGCAGATGAATGGCTCCATGGCCGGAAGCTTGTATCTGGGGCGGCAAGTGCTGCGAGAAATGGGCAAGGTCACCAAGTTGCACGGTAACCGTGACAAAGTGGAACAGGCTGGTTTTGCGGTGCTAAAAGAGCCGGAAATGGTGTCCATCCTGGTGGAGACAGGCTTTATTTCCAATCCCACGGAAGAGCGTAACCTGCGCTCTTCCGCGCACCAGACCAAACTGGCCAGGGCGGTATTGGCTGGCATCGACGATTACTTCCGCTCCCATCCCGCGCCAAATAGCTGGTACGCCGCCCAGCGTCGTGAGCAGGGTGAGGAGTATCGGATTCAGCCCGGTGATACACTGTCGGAAATTGCTCGCCAGTACAGCGTCACCGAGCAGTCGATCCGTTCTGCCAACGACATTCGTGGCGATCGCATCATGGTGGGTCAGGTGCTGAAAATTCCTCGCTCCTGA
- the hfq gene encoding RNA chaperone Hfq, whose amino-acid sequence MSKGHSLQDPFLNALRKERIPVSIFLVNGIKLQGQIESFDQYVVLLKNAVSQMVYKHAISTVVPARNPRAGGNPAMAAGTGGTAPAGEGYGNQ is encoded by the coding sequence ATGTCTAAGGGGCATTCTTTACAAGACCCTTTCCTGAACGCTCTGCGTAAGGAACGGATTCCGGTTTCGATCTTTCTGGTTAACGGCATCAAGCTGCAGGGTCAGATCGAATCCTTCGACCAATATGTTGTTCTGCTGAAGAACGCTGTCAGCCAGATGGTATACAAGCACGCGATTTCCACCGTAGTGCCTGCCCGTAACCCCCGCGCCGGTGGTAACCCGGCCATGGCTGCGGGAACCGGTGGCACTGCGCCGGCAGGTGAGGGCTACGGCAACCAGTAA
- the mutL gene encoding DNA mismatch repair endonuclease MutL — protein sequence MSKIQLLDSRLANQIAAGEVVERPASVLKELLENALDAGSESINVDVEQGGVKLLRVRDNGHGIEREDLPLALSRHATSKIRGLDDLEAIGTLGFRGEALAAISSVSRLTLASNVEGEAEGWQVQVEGRDMAPTVTPAGHPRGTTVTMRDLFFNTPARRRFLRTEKTEFNHLEEVFRRIALSEFNTAFRLTHNQKVIHQLPAGLDDTLRAARVAKLCGKGFIEQAIPVDVERDGIRLHGWMGLPTFSRSQADLQYFYVNGRVIRDKVVNHAVRQAYADVLYHGRHPAYVLFLELDPAMVDVNVHPTKHEVRFREQRMVHGFLYSSLHRAIAEVRPGQEQAPAVVEDDLSMPLSEPSQGSMSLSAPSGRPYTPPASYGSGFGYGQGMRQADAYGALVQRQVEDAPSAVMPPASDDETVPPLGYAVAQLHGIFILAENQHGMVVVDMHAAHERITYERLKQSWSDDKVRSQPLLVPVSLAVSSREADFAEEQPEVFSRLGFVVERAGPETLVVREVPAMLRNSDSEAMVRDVLSDLLAQGSSERIEQKLDELLSTMACHGSVRANRRLTIPEMNALLRDMEATERSGQCNHGRPTWTQMSLKDLDRLFMRGQ from the coding sequence TTGTCCAAGATTCAGCTGCTGGATTCCCGTCTTGCTAACCAGATCGCTGCCGGTGAGGTGGTGGAGCGCCCCGCGTCCGTGCTCAAGGAACTGCTGGAGAACGCCCTCGATGCTGGCTCCGAATCCATCAACGTGGATGTGGAGCAAGGCGGGGTGAAGCTGCTGCGGGTGCGGGATAATGGGCACGGTATCGAGCGGGAGGATCTGCCTCTGGCGTTGTCCCGTCATGCCACCAGCAAGATTCGCGGGCTGGACGATCTTGAGGCCATCGGCACGCTGGGCTTTCGCGGCGAAGCGCTGGCGGCGATCAGTTCGGTATCGCGGCTGACCCTGGCGAGCAATGTGGAAGGTGAAGCGGAAGGCTGGCAGGTTCAGGTGGAGGGGCGCGATATGGCGCCCACGGTCACACCGGCGGGCCATCCCCGTGGCACTACCGTGACCATGCGCGACCTGTTCTTCAATACCCCGGCCCGGCGGCGCTTTCTGCGCACAGAGAAGACGGAATTCAATCACCTTGAGGAAGTGTTTCGCCGCATTGCCCTGAGTGAATTCAATACCGCCTTTCGCTTGACCCATAACCAGAAAGTGATTCATCAGTTACCGGCGGGGCTGGACGATACCCTGCGAGCGGCGCGGGTCGCCAAGTTGTGCGGCAAGGGGTTCATTGAGCAGGCTATCCCGGTGGATGTGGAACGCGACGGCATTCGCCTGCATGGCTGGATGGGCCTGCCCACGTTTTCCCGCTCCCAGGCGGACCTGCAATATTTCTACGTGAATGGCCGGGTTATCCGCGACAAGGTGGTGAATCACGCGGTGCGTCAGGCCTACGCCGATGTGCTCTATCATGGCCGCCATCCGGCCTATGTGCTGTTCCTGGAACTGGACCCGGCCATGGTGGATGTGAACGTGCATCCCACCAAACACGAAGTGCGCTTCCGTGAGCAACGTATGGTGCATGGCTTCCTGTACAGTTCGCTGCATCGTGCTATTGCCGAGGTGCGACCAGGGCAGGAGCAGGCCCCGGCGGTGGTGGAAGACGATCTGTCCATGCCGTTGAGTGAGCCGAGCCAGGGCAGCATGTCCCTGTCTGCGCCGTCAGGTCGTCCGTACACGCCACCCGCCTCCTATGGCAGCGGCTTTGGCTACGGCCAGGGTATGCGTCAGGCCGATGCCTACGGCGCGCTGGTGCAGCGTCAGGTTGAGGATGCCCCTTCAGCCGTGATGCCTCCGGCCAGTGACGATGAAACGGTGCCGCCTCTGGGGTATGCCGTGGCCCAGCTGCACGGCATTTTTATTCTCGCGGAAAACCAGCACGGCATGGTCGTGGTGGACATGCACGCCGCCCATGAGCGAATCACCTACGAGCGCCTCAAGCAAAGCTGGTCCGATGACAAGGTGCGCAGCCAGCCGTTGCTGGTGCCCGTGTCATTGGCCGTTTCCTCGCGGGAAGCGGACTTTGCTGAAGAGCAGCCCGAGGTGTTTTCCCGTCTGGGTTTTGTGGTCGAGCGGGCAGGGCCGGAGACGCTGGTGGTGCGCGAGGTGCCGGCCATGCTGCGCAACAGCGACAGTGAGGCGATGGTGCGTGATGTGCTGTCGGACTTGCTGGCGCAAGGGAGTAGCGAGCGAATTGAACAAAAGCTGGATGAGCTGCTGTCGACCATGGCCTGTCACGGCAGTGTGCGAGCCAATCGTCGTCTGACCATCCCGGAAATGAATGCCCTGCTACGCGACATGGAGGCCACCGAACGCTCAGGGCAGTGCAACCATGGTAGGCCGACCTGGACCCAGATGAGTCTCAAGGATCTGGATCGCCTGTTCATGCGGGGGCAGTGA
- the miaA gene encoding tRNA (adenosine(37)-N6)-dimethylallyltransferase MiaA, translated as MEAGRRTPDAGHEPPAALPVILLMGPTCSGKTALAIEAAKNLPVEIINVDSALVYRQLDIGAARPTPEELALAPHRLLGFRDLTEPYSAADFRADAIREIRAVHDNGKLPLLVGGTILYFKALVEGLASLPEADEAVREDIAALAAREGWPAVHAVLQAVDPVTAARLKPTDRQRLQRALEVYRITGRPLSAFHAEHHTAVTLGSDGLSRFSGLPWPVYSAALAPEDRSWLHAMIARRFDAMLAAGLVCEVKALAAMPGVHRDLPAIKAVGYRQVWDYLNGEYDEQEMVQRGVIATRQLAKRQYTWLRKWPNLEWFDSNNEQQRNALYGQLAKICKSVFS; from the coding sequence ATGGAGGCCGGACGCCGGACGCCTGACGCCGGACACGAACCCCCCGCTGCCTTGCCGGTCATCCTGCTGATGGGGCCAACCTGTTCGGGAAAGACTGCCCTGGCCATCGAGGCGGCAAAAAACCTGCCAGTAGAAATCATCAATGTGGATTCGGCTCTGGTGTACCGGCAGCTGGATATCGGTGCGGCCAGGCCGACCCCGGAGGAGCTGGCGCTGGCGCCGCATCGGCTGCTGGGGTTTAGGGATTTGACCGAACCCTATTCGGCGGCAGATTTTCGCGCTGATGCCATTCGGGAGATTCGCGCTGTCCACGATAATGGCAAACTGCCTCTGCTCGTGGGGGGAACCATTCTTTATTTCAAGGCGCTGGTGGAAGGACTGGCGTCATTACCTGAGGCGGATGAAGCGGTTCGCGAGGATATCGCTGCGCTGGCGGCCCGTGAGGGTTGGCCGGCGGTGCATGCTGTACTGCAAGCGGTGGATCCGGTTACGGCAGCAAGGCTAAAACCCACTGATCGGCAGCGATTGCAGCGTGCCCTGGAGGTGTATCGCATCACAGGGCGCCCCCTGTCAGCGTTTCATGCAGAGCATCATACCGCTGTCACATTGGGCAGCGATGGTTTAAGCCGGTTCAGTGGATTGCCCTGGCCGGTTTACAGTGCGGCGCTGGCGCCAGAGGATCGCAGCTGGCTTCATGCCATGATTGCCCGTCGTTTTGACGCTATGTTGGCTGCCGGACTGGTATGTGAAGTGAAGGCGCTGGCTGCGATGCCGGGCGTGCACCGTGACCTCCCAGCCATTAAAGCGGTGGGGTATCGGCAGGTGTGGGATTACCTGAACGGCGAGTACGACGAACAAGAAATGGTCCAGAGGGGGGTGATCGCAACCCGCCAGCTGGCCAAAAGACAGTACACCTGGCTAAGAAAATGGCCCAATCTGGAATGGTTCGACAGTAATAATGAGCAGCAGCGCAATGCGCTTTACGGCCAGCTTGCGAAGATCTGTAAATCTGTGTTTAGTTAA